The DNA region tcctaggtaacacatgagccaatcaccacgcccctaggccagcctgtacccacccactctgtgccctatataaaccatggtatgcgaatgctcccattaaaatctcctgacgattgagggtacccccctcatgaaacaggcctgtagagatgaaatagtcttgtgatttttttcccacacatacatatattgcgctctactacggtatcgagcactattttttggataaccttattaagacatatatatatatatatatatatatatatatatatatatatatatatatatatatatatatatatatatatatatatatatatatatatttctttgtaAAATCCAGCatttgttattggagactgtactcatgTTAAGAGCGGAGCTGAAAAGGAGCTTCCCTCCACTTAAAAGACCAGCAGCCGCCACTAATCTTGTGGTATGTTCACTGTTCTACTTGTTAGTTTGGAATGGAAGTTACGGAAATAACATTTCCCATCAGTTTCTTTTCTTTGTGGATTTGTGGTGGGGGGGGGACTTAAAAACCAAATAGGTTTCTCTtactagatcatgggtgtcaaattctggcccgcgggccaaatttggccctccgtgtaatttcacttggcccgtgaggtgatatcaaattaacactagagctggccccccCCGATTATgtacagcagcggcgccgcggtacaccgctaattctcatacttgccaaacctcccgggagagtcccaaatttcaatgcccctcccgagaattgtatcgtccccttttcgtccagtccaatgagtgctggctcagttacataaaatgtgcggctttggcatgcacacagaagtgaatgcaatgcatacttgatcttcagccatacaggttacactgagggtgcctgtGTAAAAACCTtttacattgttagaaatatatgccacactgtgaatccacaccaaacaagaatgacaacacatttcgggagaacaacgtaaacacaacagaacaaatacccagaaccctttacagcactaactcttccgggacgctacaaggtgtgtgtatgtgtgtgtgtgtgtgcggggggGCGtcggcggggtttggaggtagcgggggtgtatattgtagcgtcacggaagagttagtgctgcaaagggttctgggtatttgttatgttgtgtttatgttgtgttactgtgcggatgttctcccaaaatgtgtttgtcattcttgtttggtgtggattcacagtgtggcatatgtttgtaacaatgttaaagttgcttataaggccactctcagtgtaaactgtatcgctgttgatgaagtatgctttgcatttccgtgtgtgcgtacaggagccgctcatatcttgtgactgggcgggcacgttgttagatgggatgaaaagcggacgtgacgtcagctcgtagaggacgctaaaagcagtgcctttaaggcacgccaagactgtggaatacgagatataatgactgatgaacacctttgttcgataatgagggttgcctcagctcaaagcctgagccccgacattaatgaactagcatccaagaaaagatgccaggtatctggcttgggcacatcagattagatcagtgtgctgcaaattgagcagtttaaagtcctgaatggttggtttattcattattttattttcaaattgattagcctgtggaaaaagttaatgttgatacatctagcagaaggctgcaaatagaaaagaggcattcaatttttatttaaattgtatttgatatgtcattgatattttttaattattattattattatttgaaactcgattttgcatgtcactatcaagttatataagccttgcttgttcaatatttaatgcaaaacttgtttgggtccctatcaaaaaggttgatTTGTTCAACCCTGGCCCGCCGCTTtgttcaattttaaattttggcccactctgtatttgagtttgacaccctgtaCTAGATAGACCCAGTTGACTAGGCTATGAGGTAATTACTCGTAAAAGCTTTtatagtatatacaggtaaaagccagtaaattagaatattttgaaaaacttgatttatttcagtaattgcattcaaaaggtgtaacttgtacattatatttattcattgcacacagactgatgcattcaaatgtttatttcatttaattttgatgatttgaagtggcaacaaatgaaaatccaaaattccgtgtgtcacaaaattagaatattacttaaggctaatacaaaaaagggatttttagaaatgttggccaactgaaaagtatgaaaatgaaaaatatgagcatgtacaatactcaatacttggttggagctccttttgcctcaattactgcgttaatgcggcgtggcatggagtcgatgagtttctggcactgctcaggtgttatgagagcccaggttgctctgatagtggccttcaactcttctgcgtttttgggtctggcattctgcatcttccttttcacaataccccacagattttctatggggctaaggtcaggggagttggcgggccaatttagaacagaaataccatggtccgtaaaccaggcacgggtagattttgcgctgtgtgcaggcgccaagtcctgttggaacttgaaatctccatctccatagagcaggtcagcagcaggaagcatgaagtgctctaaaacttgctggtagacggctgcgttgaccctggatctcaggaaacagagtggaccgacaccagcagatgacatggcaccccaaaccatcactgatggtggaaactttacactagacttcaggcaacgtggatcctgtgcctctcctgtcttcctccagactctgggacctcgatttccaaaggaaatgcaaaatttgcatggttgggtgatggtttggggtgccatgtcatctgctggtgtcggtccactctgtttcctgagatccagggtcaacgcagccgtctaccagcaagttttagagcacttcatgcttcctgctgctgacctgctctatagagatggagatttcaagttccaacaggacttggcgcctgcacacagcgcaaaatctacccgtgcctggtttacggaccatggtatttctgttctaaattggcccgccaactcccctgaccttagccccatagaaaatctgtggggtattgtgaaaaggaagatgcagaatgccagacccaaaaacgcagaagagttgaaggccactatcagagcaacctgggctctcataacacctgagcagtgccagaaactcatcgactccatgccacgccgcattaacgcagtaattgaggcaaaaggagctccaaccaagtattgagtattgtacatgctcatatttttcattttcatacttttcagttggccaacatttctaaaaatcccttttttgtattagccttaagtaatattctaattttgtgacacacggaattttggattttcatttgttgccacttcaaatcatcaaaattaaatgaaataaacatttgaatgcatcagtctgtgtgcaatgaatacatataatgtacaagttacaccttttgaatgcaattactgaaataaatcaagtttttcaaaatattctaatttactggcttttacctgtatcttgACCATTTCAAAACAACtgcaaccttttttttaaatcgttcCCCTCCTTAGGTTCCTAGAAAGCTGTACATGGAAGAGTAGCGTTATTATCTCTGTCTGTCCCTCCATCGATGTGACCAACTGTGCAAAGAGATGTGAGCTTATTTGCTCTGGAGCCCCTCTGCTCCAACTCCTCTGCCATTTCCTCGCCTCGCACCTCCTTGGAAATCCTGTCATAGTCCTGCTTTAATTCCTGATAGGAGCGAGAGAAGGTATGGAAGATTGAAGTGGCTGGAAAGGCCATGATGAGTATTCCACTCAGGATACTAGTCAATGCCACCATCTGTCCGGGTATGCTGCGCGGAACCATGTCTCCATAGCCGACTGTTGTCATAGAGATGATTGCCCACCAGTACGTAGCCGGAATGCTGCTGAAGCTGTGTTGTGGATGAGTGGCAGCGTACGGCGCGAGCTCGCTCTCTGCAAGGTGCACCAAGGGTGAGTAGAGAGTGACGGCCACGCACACAAACAGCAGCAAGAGGCCAAACTCCCTCATGCTCCGTTGCATGGTCAGTCCCAGTGTCTGCAGGCCTAAGGAGTGACGCGCCAGCCTCATCACATACAGGATGCGCAGTGCTCGCAGGAGGCGAAGAATGAGACTTAATTTGTCCAGGTAGCCTCTGCCAGCTCCCATGATGGCTTCCTCCCGAGAATCATCTCCGACATCCACCACCAGGGACACGTAGTATGGCAGGATGGCGATAGCATCTATTATGTTGAGGGGACCACGAGCAAAGGCCAGCTTGCTCTGGGCGTTTATGAATCGCAGCATAAATTCTAAAGTGAACCAGGCTACGCAGATGGATTCCACCACAAACATGCTGCGGCACTTCTGGGAGCACTCGCCCTGAAAGACACAGGTTGAAGAGGACACTCAGAGGGGGTTCTACCTATATTTTGCAGCAAGTAGTAACAAGATTTTTGTTTCACTTTCAACAATCCATCCAAACATCGATAGTATCGATACCAAGGGTACTGCAAGAATACTATTAGTATTGGATCGATACTGGCATGATGAAATTCATATTTTTCAGTTCTCTACTAGGGCATCACAATCAATCGACATTGTTTTAATTGCCACAATAAGCTAAAGCGTCTGGGTTTTTTAAATTTTCTCTCTTTCGTTTTCAAATTAGAATTGTCACGCCTTTACCCTTCTTGCCAAT from Nerophis lumbriciformis linkage group LG15, RoL_Nlum_v2.1, whole genome shotgun sequence includes:
- the LOC133616244 gene encoding voltage-gated potassium channel regulatory subunit KCNG4-like, yielding MPIISNANHDFSTYSISTDDSSLDRFFTEIPETETIKGVYFQQAQLLRDPKASYVVDHTLQVLINVGGNRYTFPWSTLEKFPQSRLGRLRFCTTPEEIAHLCDDYDETCKEYFFDRNPTAFRVILNFLAAGKLRLLRELCAVSLHDELDYWGVDPGHMERCCRRRMITRVDEVAERDRKEEEWRQKRMILKKSPAEMERGYRKLIWMLREVVENPHSGLAGKIFACLSVIMVLVTVISLCISTMPDLRDEETRGECSQKCRSMFVVESICVAWFTLEFMLRFINAQSKLAFARGPLNIIDAIAILPYYVSLVVDVGDDSREEAIMGAGRGYLDKLSLILRLLRALRILYVMRLARHSLGLQTLGLTMQRSMREFGLLLLFVCVAVTLYSPLVHLAESELAPYAATHPQHSFSSIPATYWWAIISMTTVGYGDMVPRSIPGQMVALTSILSGILIMAFPATSIFHTFSRSYQELKQDYDRISKEVRGEEMAEELEQRGSRANKLTSLCTVGHIDGGTDRDNNATLPCTAF